Proteins from a single region of Oryza brachyantha chromosome 6, ObraRS2, whole genome shotgun sequence:
- the LOC102706854 gene encoding auxin response factor 16 isoform X2: protein MTLQPVNKYERDAMLASELGLKQNKQPAEFFCKTLTASDTSTHGGFSVPRRAAEKIFPPLDFTMQPPAQELSAKDLHDISWKFRHIYRGQPKRHLLTTGWSVFVSTKRLLAGDSVLFIRDEKSQLLLGIRRATRPQPALSSSVLSSDSMHIGILAAAAHAAANSSPFTIFYNPRASPSEFVIPLAKYNKALYTQVSLGMRFRMLFETEDSGVRRYMGTITGIGDLDQARWKNSHWRNLQVGWDESTASERRTRVSIWEIEPVATPFYICPPPFFRPKLPKQPGMPDDENEVESAFKRAMPWLADDFALKDVQSALLPGLSLVQWMAMQQNPQMLTAASPTVQSPYLTPNVLAMQDVMGNSNEDPTKRLNAQSQNIVLPNLQVGSKVDHPVMSQHQQQPHQLSQQQVQPSQQSSVILQQHQAQLLQQNTIQLQQHQEHLQRQQSQPAQQFKAAASLHSVEQHKLKEQTSGGQVASQAQLLNQIFPPSSSQLQQLGLPKSPTQRQGLTGLPSSGSLQQSTLTQTSQVQQATEYQQALLQSQQQQLQQLSQPEVQLQLLQKIQQQNMLSQLNPQHQSQLIQQLSQKSQEILQQQILQHQFGGSDAMGQLKQSPSQQAPLNHITGSLTPQQLVRSHSALAESGDPSSSTAPSASRISPLNSLSRAHQGSRNLTDMVATPQIDNLFQEIQSKPDNRLKNDIQSKEPVSVPSRHPVSDQLDASSATSFCLDESPREGFSFPPVCLDNNVQVDPRDNFLIAENVDALMPDALLSRGMASGKGMCTLTSGQRDHRDVENELSSAAFSSQSFGVPDMSFKPGCSSDVAVTDAGLPSQGLWNNQTQRMRTFTKVQKRGSVGRSIDITRYRDYDELRHDLACMFGIQGQLEDPYRMDWKLVYVDHENDILLVGDDPWEEFVGCVKSIKILSAAEVQQMSLDGDLGGVPSQTQACSASDDANAWRGS, encoded by the exons ATGACACTTCAACCGGTCAACAAA TATGAGCGAGATGCAATGCTGGCATCTGAACTGGGCCtgaagcaaaacaagcaacCAGCGGAGTTCTTTTGCAAAACGCTGACGGCAAGTGACACAAGCACCCATGGTGGATTTTCAGTGCCACGTCGTGCAGCGGAGAAGATATTTCCACCACTA GACTTTACCATGCAACCACCAGCACAAGAGCTCAGTGCCAAGGATCTGCATGATATTTCATGGAAATTCCGACACATTTACCGAG GTCAACCAAAGAGGCACCTTCTGACAACTGGTTGGAGTGTCTTTGTCAGCACAAAAAGGCTTTTAGCGGGCGATTCAGTTCTGTTTATAAG GGATGAGAAATCTCAGCTTCTGCTAGGCATACGCCGTGCTACAAGACCCCAACCAGCTCTGTCATCATCAGTTTTATCAAGTGATAGCATGCACATTGGTATTCTAGCTGCAGCAGCACATGCCGCTGCAAATAGTAGCCCATTTACTATTTTCTACAATCCAAG GGCGAGCCCATCAGAATTTGTCATTCCTTTAGCAAAATATAACAAGGCTCTGTATACACAAGTGTCTCTTGGAATGCGGTTCAGAATGCTGTTTGAGACGGAGGATTCAGGGGTCCGAAGATACATGGGAACAATCACAGGTATTGGCGACTTGGATCAAGCGCGCTGGAAGAATTCTCATTGGCGAAACCTTCAG GTTGGTTGGGATGAATCAACCGCATCTGAGAGGCGCACTCGTGTTTCAATATGGGAGATTGAACCAGTTGCCACGCCCTTTTATATTTGCCCACCACCATTTTTCAGGCCAAAACTTCCTAAGCAGCCAGGAATGCCAG ATGATGAAAATGAGGTTGAAAGCGCTTTCAAAAGAGCCATGCCGTGGCTTGCTGATGACTTTGCCCTGAAAGATGTGCAAAGTGCACTACTTCCAGGCCTGAGCCTAGTTCAATGGATGGCTATGCAGCAGAATCCACAGATGCTAACGGCTGCATCCCCAACAGTGCAGTCACCATACTTGACCCCCAACGTGTTGGCTATGCAGGATGTGATGGGCAATAGCAATGAGGACCCAACGAAAAGATTGAATGCACAGTCCCAAAATATCGTTTTACCTAATTTACAGGTTGGCTCAAAAGTTGATCACCCTGTAATGTCTCAACATCAGCAGCAGCCACACCAACTATCACAACAGCAGGTCCAGCCATCACAGCAAAGTTCTGTGATTTTACAGCAACATCAAGCCCAGTTGCTGCAGCAGAACACGATTCAATTGCAGCAGCACCAAGAACATCTCCAGCGACAGCAGTCACAACCAGCACAGCAGTTTAAGGCTGCTGCAAGTCTGCATTCAGTGGAACAGCACAAGCTGAAAGAACAGACTTCAGGTGGACAGGTTGCCTCGCAAGCACAGCTGTTAAACCAGATTTTCCCACCATCTTCGTCTCAGCTACAACAGTTAGGTTTACCCAAGTCACCTACCCAGCGCCAGGGGCTGACAGGATTACCGAGTTCAGGTTCTTTGCAGCAGTCCACACTAACTCAGACATCACAAGTCCAGCAGGCAACAGAATATCAGCAGGCTCTCCTACAGAGTCAGCAACAGCAATTACAACAGCTATCACAACCAGaagtgcagctgcagctgcttcaAAAGATACAACAGCAAAACATGCTATCTCAGCTGAATCCGCAACACCAATCCCAGTTGATTCAACAATTATCTCAGAAAAGCCAGGAAATTCTCCAGCAACAAATTTTACAACATCAATTTGGTGGTTCTGATGCTATGGGTCAACTTAAGCAATCACCGTCACAGCAAGCCCCTTTAAACCACATCACAGGATCTTTGACGCCCCAGCAACTTGTCAGGTCACACTCAGCACTTGCTGAGAGTGGGGATCCATCCAGTTCAACTGCTCCATCTGCTAGCCGTATTTCTCCATTAAATTCACTGAGTAGAGCACACCAAGGAAGCAGAAATTTAACTGACATGGTGGCAACACCACAAATTGACAACTTATTCCAGGAAATTCAAAGCAAGCCAGACAATCGATTAAAGAATGACATACAGAGCAAAGAACCAGTCTCTGTTCCCAGTCGGCATCCAGTTTCTGATCAACTTGATGCATCTTCTGCTACCTCCTTTTGTTTAGATGAGAGTCCACGAGAaggcttttcttttcctccagTTTGTTTGGATAACAATGTTCAAGTTGATCCAAGAGATAACTTCCTTATCGCGGAAAATGTAGACGCATTGATGCCAGATGCCCTACTGTCAAGAGGGATGGCTTCAGGAAAGGGCATGTGCACTCTGACTTCTGGACAAAGGGATCACAGGGATGTTGAGAATGAGTTATCATCTGCTGCATTCAGCTCCCAGTCATTTGGTGTGCCTGATATGTCCTTTAAGCCTGGATGTTCAAGTGACGTTGCCGTCACCGATGCTGGATTGCCAAGCCAAGGATTGTGGAATAATCAAACACAGCGGATGAGAACTTTCACTAAG GTTCAAAAGCGTGGATCCGTGGGGAGATCAATCGATATCACAAGATATCGAGATTATGATGAACTTCGGCATGatcttgcatgcatgtttggtATCCAAGGTCAGCTTGAAGATCCCTATAGGATGGATTGGAAGCTAGTCTATGTTGATCACGAGAACGATATCCTTCTTGTTGGCGACGACCCCTGGGA GGAATTTGTGGGCTGTGTGAAGAGCATCAAAATACTATCAGCTGCTGAAGTACAACAAATGAGCTTGGATGGTGACCTTGGTGGCGTCCCTTCACAAACACAGGCCTGTAGTGCTTCTGATGATGCAAATGCATGGAGAGGCTCCTGA
- the LOC102706854 gene encoding auxin response factor 16 isoform X3, which yields MQPPAQELSAKDLHDISWKFRHIYRGQPKRHLLTTGWSVFVSTKRLLAGDSVLFIRDEKSQLLLGIRRATRPQPALSSSVLSSDSMHIGILAAAAHAAANSSPFTIFYNPRASPSEFVIPLAKYNKALYTQVSLGMRFRMLFETEDSGVRRYMGTITGIGDLDQARWKNSHWRNLQVGWDESTASERRTRVSIWEIEPVATPFYICPPPFFRPKLPKQPGMPDDENEVESAFKRAMPWLADDFALKDVQSALLPGLSLVQWMAMQQNPQMLTAASPTVQSPYLTPNVLAMQDVMGNSNEDPTKRLNAQSQNIVLPNLQVGSKVDHPVMSQHQQQPHQLSQQQVQPSQQSSVILQQHQAQLLQQNTIQLQQHQEHLQRQQSQPAQQFKAAASLHSVEQHKLKEQTSGGQVASQAQLLNQIFPPSSSQLQQLGLPKSPTQRQGLTGLPSSGSLQQSTLTQTSQVQQATEYQQALLQSQQQQLQQLSQPEVQLQLLQKIQQQNMLSQLNPQHQSQLIQQLSQKSQEILQQQILQHQFGGSDAMGQLKQSPSQQAPLNHITGSLTPQQLVRSHSALAESGDPSSSTAPSASRISPLNSLSRAHQGSRNLTDMVATPQIDNLFQEIQSKPDNRLKNDIQSKEPVSVPSRHPVSDQLDASSATSFCLDESPREGFSFPPVCLDNNVQVDPRDNFLIAENVDALMPDALLSRGMASGKGMCTLTSGQRDHRDVENELSSAAFSSQSFGVPDMSFKPGCSSDVAVTDAGLPSQGLWNNQTQRMRTFTKVQKRGSVGRSIDITRYRDYDELRHDLACMFGIQGQLEDPYRMDWKLVYVDHENDILLVGDDPWEEFVGCVKSIKILSAAEVQQMSLDGDLGGVPSQTQACSASDDANAWRGS from the exons ATGCAACCACCAGCACAAGAGCTCAGTGCCAAGGATCTGCATGATATTTCATGGAAATTCCGACACATTTACCGAG GTCAACCAAAGAGGCACCTTCTGACAACTGGTTGGAGTGTCTTTGTCAGCACAAAAAGGCTTTTAGCGGGCGATTCAGTTCTGTTTATAAG GGATGAGAAATCTCAGCTTCTGCTAGGCATACGCCGTGCTACAAGACCCCAACCAGCTCTGTCATCATCAGTTTTATCAAGTGATAGCATGCACATTGGTATTCTAGCTGCAGCAGCACATGCCGCTGCAAATAGTAGCCCATTTACTATTTTCTACAATCCAAG GGCGAGCCCATCAGAATTTGTCATTCCTTTAGCAAAATATAACAAGGCTCTGTATACACAAGTGTCTCTTGGAATGCGGTTCAGAATGCTGTTTGAGACGGAGGATTCAGGGGTCCGAAGATACATGGGAACAATCACAGGTATTGGCGACTTGGATCAAGCGCGCTGGAAGAATTCTCATTGGCGAAACCTTCAG GTTGGTTGGGATGAATCAACCGCATCTGAGAGGCGCACTCGTGTTTCAATATGGGAGATTGAACCAGTTGCCACGCCCTTTTATATTTGCCCACCACCATTTTTCAGGCCAAAACTTCCTAAGCAGCCAGGAATGCCAG ATGATGAAAATGAGGTTGAAAGCGCTTTCAAAAGAGCCATGCCGTGGCTTGCTGATGACTTTGCCCTGAAAGATGTGCAAAGTGCACTACTTCCAGGCCTGAGCCTAGTTCAATGGATGGCTATGCAGCAGAATCCACAGATGCTAACGGCTGCATCCCCAACAGTGCAGTCACCATACTTGACCCCCAACGTGTTGGCTATGCAGGATGTGATGGGCAATAGCAATGAGGACCCAACGAAAAGATTGAATGCACAGTCCCAAAATATCGTTTTACCTAATTTACAGGTTGGCTCAAAAGTTGATCACCCTGTAATGTCTCAACATCAGCAGCAGCCACACCAACTATCACAACAGCAGGTCCAGCCATCACAGCAAAGTTCTGTGATTTTACAGCAACATCAAGCCCAGTTGCTGCAGCAGAACACGATTCAATTGCAGCAGCACCAAGAACATCTCCAGCGACAGCAGTCACAACCAGCACAGCAGTTTAAGGCTGCTGCAAGTCTGCATTCAGTGGAACAGCACAAGCTGAAAGAACAGACTTCAGGTGGACAGGTTGCCTCGCAAGCACAGCTGTTAAACCAGATTTTCCCACCATCTTCGTCTCAGCTACAACAGTTAGGTTTACCCAAGTCACCTACCCAGCGCCAGGGGCTGACAGGATTACCGAGTTCAGGTTCTTTGCAGCAGTCCACACTAACTCAGACATCACAAGTCCAGCAGGCAACAGAATATCAGCAGGCTCTCCTACAGAGTCAGCAACAGCAATTACAACAGCTATCACAACCAGaagtgcagctgcagctgcttcaAAAGATACAACAGCAAAACATGCTATCTCAGCTGAATCCGCAACACCAATCCCAGTTGATTCAACAATTATCTCAGAAAAGCCAGGAAATTCTCCAGCAACAAATTTTACAACATCAATTTGGTGGTTCTGATGCTATGGGTCAACTTAAGCAATCACCGTCACAGCAAGCCCCTTTAAACCACATCACAGGATCTTTGACGCCCCAGCAACTTGTCAGGTCACACTCAGCACTTGCTGAGAGTGGGGATCCATCCAGTTCAACTGCTCCATCTGCTAGCCGTATTTCTCCATTAAATTCACTGAGTAGAGCACACCAAGGAAGCAGAAATTTAACTGACATGGTGGCAACACCACAAATTGACAACTTATTCCAGGAAATTCAAAGCAAGCCAGACAATCGATTAAAGAATGACATACAGAGCAAAGAACCAGTCTCTGTTCCCAGTCGGCATCCAGTTTCTGATCAACTTGATGCATCTTCTGCTACCTCCTTTTGTTTAGATGAGAGTCCACGAGAaggcttttcttttcctccagTTTGTTTGGATAACAATGTTCAAGTTGATCCAAGAGATAACTTCCTTATCGCGGAAAATGTAGACGCATTGATGCCAGATGCCCTACTGTCAAGAGGGATGGCTTCAGGAAAGGGCATGTGCACTCTGACTTCTGGACAAAGGGATCACAGGGATGTTGAGAATGAGTTATCATCTGCTGCATTCAGCTCCCAGTCATTTGGTGTGCCTGATATGTCCTTTAAGCCTGGATGTTCAAGTGACGTTGCCGTCACCGATGCTGGATTGCCAAGCCAAGGATTGTGGAATAATCAAACACAGCGGATGAGAACTTTCACTAAG GTTCAAAAGCGTGGATCCGTGGGGAGATCAATCGATATCACAAGATATCGAGATTATGATGAACTTCGGCATGatcttgcatgcatgtttggtATCCAAGGTCAGCTTGAAGATCCCTATAGGATGGATTGGAAGCTAGTCTATGTTGATCACGAGAACGATATCCTTCTTGTTGGCGACGACCCCTGGGA GGAATTTGTGGGCTGTGTGAAGAGCATCAAAATACTATCAGCTGCTGAAGTACAACAAATGAGCTTGGATGGTGACCTTGGTGGCGTCCCTTCACAAACACAGGCCTGTAGTGCTTCTGATGATGCAAATGCATGGAGAGGCTCCTGA
- the LOC102706854 gene encoding auxin response factor 16 isoform X1, translating to MKDQGSSGVSPGPAEGEKKAINSELWHACAGPLVSLPPVGSLVVYFPQGHSEQVAASMNKELDNIPGYPSLPSKLICKLLSLTLHADSETDEVYAQMTLQPVNKYERDAMLASELGLKQNKQPAEFFCKTLTASDTSTHGGFSVPRRAAEKIFPPLDFTMQPPAQELSAKDLHDISWKFRHIYRGQPKRHLLTTGWSVFVSTKRLLAGDSVLFIRDEKSQLLLGIRRATRPQPALSSSVLSSDSMHIGILAAAAHAAANSSPFTIFYNPRASPSEFVIPLAKYNKALYTQVSLGMRFRMLFETEDSGVRRYMGTITGIGDLDQARWKNSHWRNLQVGWDESTASERRTRVSIWEIEPVATPFYICPPPFFRPKLPKQPGMPDDENEVESAFKRAMPWLADDFALKDVQSALLPGLSLVQWMAMQQNPQMLTAASPTVQSPYLTPNVLAMQDVMGNSNEDPTKRLNAQSQNIVLPNLQVGSKVDHPVMSQHQQQPHQLSQQQVQPSQQSSVILQQHQAQLLQQNTIQLQQHQEHLQRQQSQPAQQFKAAASLHSVEQHKLKEQTSGGQVASQAQLLNQIFPPSSSQLQQLGLPKSPTQRQGLTGLPSSGSLQQSTLTQTSQVQQATEYQQALLQSQQQQLQQLSQPEVQLQLLQKIQQQNMLSQLNPQHQSQLIQQLSQKSQEILQQQILQHQFGGSDAMGQLKQSPSQQAPLNHITGSLTPQQLVRSHSALAESGDPSSSTAPSASRISPLNSLSRAHQGSRNLTDMVATPQIDNLFQEIQSKPDNRLKNDIQSKEPVSVPSRHPVSDQLDASSATSFCLDESPREGFSFPPVCLDNNVQVDPRDNFLIAENVDALMPDALLSRGMASGKGMCTLTSGQRDHRDVENELSSAAFSSQSFGVPDMSFKPGCSSDVAVTDAGLPSQGLWNNQTQRMRTFTKVQKRGSVGRSIDITRYRDYDELRHDLACMFGIQGQLEDPYRMDWKLVYVDHENDILLVGDDPWEEFVGCVKSIKILSAAEVQQMSLDGDLGGVPSQTQACSASDDANAWRGS from the exons ATGAAGGATCAGGGATCATCCGGCGTCTCTCCCGGCCCGGCCGAAG GGGAGAAGAAAGCCATCAATTCGGAGCTATGGCACGCCTGTGCCGGGCCTCTGGTGTCTCTGCCGCCGGTTGGCAGTCTCGTCGTGTACTTTCCGCAGGGTCATAGCGAACAG GTTGCTGCTTCTATGAATAAGGAGTTGGACAACATCCCTGGTTACCCGTCTCTTCCGTCTAAGCTGATCTGCAAACTTCTGAGTCTCACCTTACAT GCAGATTCTGAAACTGATGAAGTTTATGCTCAGATGACACTTCAACCGGTCAACAAA TATGAGCGAGATGCAATGCTGGCATCTGAACTGGGCCtgaagcaaaacaagcaacCAGCGGAGTTCTTTTGCAAAACGCTGACGGCAAGTGACACAAGCACCCATGGTGGATTTTCAGTGCCACGTCGTGCAGCGGAGAAGATATTTCCACCACTA GACTTTACCATGCAACCACCAGCACAAGAGCTCAGTGCCAAGGATCTGCATGATATTTCATGGAAATTCCGACACATTTACCGAG GTCAACCAAAGAGGCACCTTCTGACAACTGGTTGGAGTGTCTTTGTCAGCACAAAAAGGCTTTTAGCGGGCGATTCAGTTCTGTTTATAAG GGATGAGAAATCTCAGCTTCTGCTAGGCATACGCCGTGCTACAAGACCCCAACCAGCTCTGTCATCATCAGTTTTATCAAGTGATAGCATGCACATTGGTATTCTAGCTGCAGCAGCACATGCCGCTGCAAATAGTAGCCCATTTACTATTTTCTACAATCCAAG GGCGAGCCCATCAGAATTTGTCATTCCTTTAGCAAAATATAACAAGGCTCTGTATACACAAGTGTCTCTTGGAATGCGGTTCAGAATGCTGTTTGAGACGGAGGATTCAGGGGTCCGAAGATACATGGGAACAATCACAGGTATTGGCGACTTGGATCAAGCGCGCTGGAAGAATTCTCATTGGCGAAACCTTCAG GTTGGTTGGGATGAATCAACCGCATCTGAGAGGCGCACTCGTGTTTCAATATGGGAGATTGAACCAGTTGCCACGCCCTTTTATATTTGCCCACCACCATTTTTCAGGCCAAAACTTCCTAAGCAGCCAGGAATGCCAG ATGATGAAAATGAGGTTGAAAGCGCTTTCAAAAGAGCCATGCCGTGGCTTGCTGATGACTTTGCCCTGAAAGATGTGCAAAGTGCACTACTTCCAGGCCTGAGCCTAGTTCAATGGATGGCTATGCAGCAGAATCCACAGATGCTAACGGCTGCATCCCCAACAGTGCAGTCACCATACTTGACCCCCAACGTGTTGGCTATGCAGGATGTGATGGGCAATAGCAATGAGGACCCAACGAAAAGATTGAATGCACAGTCCCAAAATATCGTTTTACCTAATTTACAGGTTGGCTCAAAAGTTGATCACCCTGTAATGTCTCAACATCAGCAGCAGCCACACCAACTATCACAACAGCAGGTCCAGCCATCACAGCAAAGTTCTGTGATTTTACAGCAACATCAAGCCCAGTTGCTGCAGCAGAACACGATTCAATTGCAGCAGCACCAAGAACATCTCCAGCGACAGCAGTCACAACCAGCACAGCAGTTTAAGGCTGCTGCAAGTCTGCATTCAGTGGAACAGCACAAGCTGAAAGAACAGACTTCAGGTGGACAGGTTGCCTCGCAAGCACAGCTGTTAAACCAGATTTTCCCACCATCTTCGTCTCAGCTACAACAGTTAGGTTTACCCAAGTCACCTACCCAGCGCCAGGGGCTGACAGGATTACCGAGTTCAGGTTCTTTGCAGCAGTCCACACTAACTCAGACATCACAAGTCCAGCAGGCAACAGAATATCAGCAGGCTCTCCTACAGAGTCAGCAACAGCAATTACAACAGCTATCACAACCAGaagtgcagctgcagctgcttcaAAAGATACAACAGCAAAACATGCTATCTCAGCTGAATCCGCAACACCAATCCCAGTTGATTCAACAATTATCTCAGAAAAGCCAGGAAATTCTCCAGCAACAAATTTTACAACATCAATTTGGTGGTTCTGATGCTATGGGTCAACTTAAGCAATCACCGTCACAGCAAGCCCCTTTAAACCACATCACAGGATCTTTGACGCCCCAGCAACTTGTCAGGTCACACTCAGCACTTGCTGAGAGTGGGGATCCATCCAGTTCAACTGCTCCATCTGCTAGCCGTATTTCTCCATTAAATTCACTGAGTAGAGCACACCAAGGAAGCAGAAATTTAACTGACATGGTGGCAACACCACAAATTGACAACTTATTCCAGGAAATTCAAAGCAAGCCAGACAATCGATTAAAGAATGACATACAGAGCAAAGAACCAGTCTCTGTTCCCAGTCGGCATCCAGTTTCTGATCAACTTGATGCATCTTCTGCTACCTCCTTTTGTTTAGATGAGAGTCCACGAGAaggcttttcttttcctccagTTTGTTTGGATAACAATGTTCAAGTTGATCCAAGAGATAACTTCCTTATCGCGGAAAATGTAGACGCATTGATGCCAGATGCCCTACTGTCAAGAGGGATGGCTTCAGGAAAGGGCATGTGCACTCTGACTTCTGGACAAAGGGATCACAGGGATGTTGAGAATGAGTTATCATCTGCTGCATTCAGCTCCCAGTCATTTGGTGTGCCTGATATGTCCTTTAAGCCTGGATGTTCAAGTGACGTTGCCGTCACCGATGCTGGATTGCCAAGCCAAGGATTGTGGAATAATCAAACACAGCGGATGAGAACTTTCACTAAG GTTCAAAAGCGTGGATCCGTGGGGAGATCAATCGATATCACAAGATATCGAGATTATGATGAACTTCGGCATGatcttgcatgcatgtttggtATCCAAGGTCAGCTTGAAGATCCCTATAGGATGGATTGGAAGCTAGTCTATGTTGATCACGAGAACGATATCCTTCTTGTTGGCGACGACCCCTGGGA GGAATTTGTGGGCTGTGTGAAGAGCATCAAAATACTATCAGCTGCTGAAGTACAACAAATGAGCTTGGATGGTGACCTTGGTGGCGTCCCTTCACAAACACAGGCCTGTAGTGCTTCTGATGATGCAAATGCATGGAGAGGCTCCTGA